One Penicillium oxalicum strain HP7-1 chromosome III, whole genome shotgun sequence genomic region harbors:
- a CDS encoding Glucan 1,3-beta-glucosidase: protein MRVSSLLPVVLAAAPAVVSARGTLGFSLGDKLPNGDCKTTKDYELDFDNLKDLSTLVRTYSGSECNTPQNILPAAKSKGFKVVLGIWVGPQEKNDMSTNDPSFQKDFAALKKTVPGHEDVIEAITVGSETLYRGDLTGPQLHKYISTVAKEFPKVTVGTADSWNKFADGTADDLFTTSPVVTYVLANAFAYWQGTAADKAYQTYFDDMAGAMSHIQKIAGSNADKIRVITGETGWPTDGGSDYENALAGTKNAETFWKTGVCGMLDWGVDLFYFEAYDESWKPSSIGDNGKPMNENHWGLFTADRKLKFDSTCPK from the exons ATGCGTGTTTCGAGCCTTCTTCCGGTTGTTCTGGCCGCTGCTCCCGCAGTGGTCTCCGCCCGCGGCACTCTGGGCTTTTCGCTGGGTGACAAGCTCCCCAATGGCGACTGCAAGACGACCAAGGACTACGAGCTCGACTTTGACAACTTGAAGGACCTGTCGACCCTTGTCCGCACTTACTCCGGCAGCGAGTGCAACACTCCTCAGAACATCCTCCCCGCGGCCAAGAGCAAGGGCTTCAAGGTTGTTTTGGGAATCTG GGTCGGACCTCAGGAAAAGAATGACATGAGCACCAATGATCCCTCCTTCCAGAAGGACTTTGCTGCCCTCAAGAAGACCGTCCCCGGTCATGAGGATGTGATCGAGGCCATCACTGTCGGTTCCGAGACCCTCTACCGTGGCGACCTGACCGGCCCTCAGCTGCACAAGTATATTTCGACCGTTGCGAAGGAATTCCCCAAGGTGACTGTCGGTACCGCCGACAGCTGGAACAAGTTTGCCGACGGCACCGCGGATGACCTGTTCACCACCAGCCCCGTGGTCACCTACGTCCTGGCCAATGCCTTCGCCTACTGGCAAGGTACTGCTGCCGACAAGGCCTACCAGACCTACTTTGACGACATGGCTGGTGCCATGTCTCACATCCAGAAGATTGCCGGCTCCAATGCCGACAAGATCCGTGTGATCACTGGCGAGACTGGCTGGCCCACCG ACGGCGGTTCGGACTACGAGAATGCCTTGGCTGGTACCAAGAATGCCGAGACCTTCTGGAAGACCGGTGTCTGCGGCATGCTCGACTGGGGTGTCGATCTGTTCTACTTCGAGGCCTACGACGAGTCCTGGAAGCCTTCCAGCATTGGTGACAACGGCAAGCCCATGAACGAGAACCACTGGGGTCTCTTCACTGCCGACCGCAAGCTCAAGTTCGACAGTACCTGCCCCAAATAA
- a CDS encoding Virulence protein SSD1 has protein sequence MDQSGQSGVPGPGGRKLHIAHRRSPSELTPLMMEQLAIQQQIELLQQQQQQIAATHQQYVNMGLLQPQQLGQVNAFSPGGSIGGVSPQVNAFQFPQQQQLGLPMNAQNQHSHRRNQSALPGLAMGPPPAPSSGASGYADYNQQGPNNHQKSENTNHGRGRGGPPGGGGHQRRHSLALPEAKKAAELAQQKRTASGFQFPAPAPGSEDQSASDEKPGSSTSPAPQGLGLQRAGNMRSGGHGRSQSMAIGGNRGSLSGRGAGGFQFPAPSDGQPENQRRASQPGGHARTGSRNFDGNWRQPNNQAQGQDQQKSFGGQQQQQQQTGGFQPGHRSRGSMNQSMGSIGQFQYPGQPQLIQLPQGQVMMATPQMFAGGQTQLNPLQLAQLQALQQQNGQGLTGLQASQHAPPLSVQQQQQQQQQQRKTLFTPYLPQANLPALISNGQLVAGILRVNKKNRSDAYVTTPDLDADIFICGSKDRNRALEGDYVAVELLDVDEVWNQKKEKEEKKKRKDITDARSGSNAGNDKLGRSDSTGDRQEIAPDGSIRRRGSLRQRPTQKKNDDVEVEGQSLLLVEEDEISDEQKPLYAGHVVAVVERIAGQMFSGTLGLLRPSSQATKEKQEAERQARDGNHGRHQDRHQEKPKIVWFKPTDKRVPLIAIPTEQAPRDFVEKHQDYANRIFVASIKRWPITSLHPFGTLVEQLGEMGDLRVETDALLRDNNFGSDEFSDAVIKSIGWEDWSIAKEGDVLAARRDFREESSFTVDPQDSKALEDAFHMKKLADGKVEIGVHVADIAHFVKGNSLVDREAKKRGTAVYLVDRIMNMLPPRVSNELCSLVPGEDRLTVSVVFKADPNTGAIDDDVWIGKGVIRSAGRLDYDEVNSVLTGKSTSTSAAIAADNLQLLHATAKKFRDARFGNRVADVPSLRLLQQLDDENVPVEYNIFESTPAHELVEELSRQANFYVARKLATALPGKAFLRRQNSPNSRRLTQFVDRMNRLGYNIDSSSSGSLQSSLCKVDDVDIRKGMETLLSKAMQRAKYFVSTGAPDEQRQHYTFNVPVYTHFTNPSRRYADIVVHRQLEAILSGGAIEFTDDIESLTKTADLCNNKKDSALNAQEQSVHIEACRNMDRKVHEIGGDLISEGIVLCVYESAFDVLIPEFGFEKRVHCDQLPLKKAEYRKDSRVLELYWEKGVPSSAYIPEDERPKPGNSRAAQAAAAAREAEAAKERARERDEAMRKQTETGTMSADDVNALFDDDEDVDEVTEMAAGVSLSSADRSTQSMPPSPTRNGHHQQGPHRTRSDPKIATGAGDAPESMMTNKEKYLKLFKLREEDGEFIQDVTEMTRLPIILKTDLSKSPP, from the exons ATGGACCAGTCTGGCCAGTCTGGCGTTCCCGGCCCCGGTGGGCGTAAGCTTCACATTGCTCACCGGAGAAGTCCGTCGGAGCTAACTCCTTTGATGA TGGAACAACTGGCTATTCAGCAACAAATCGAGCTgctccagcagcagcaacagcaaaTTGCTGCCACTCACCAGCAGTATGTGAATATGGGTCTCTTGCAGCCGCAGCAGTTGGGCCAAGTCAATGCCTTCTCTCCTGGTGGCTCGATCGGTGGTGTTTCTCCGCAGGTCAACGCTTTTCAATTCCCTCAGCAACAACAGCTTGGATTGCCGATGAATGCACAGAATCAGCACTCGCATCGTCGCAACCAGTCCGCTCTTCCCGGTCTCGCCATGGGCCCTCCCCCCGCTCCTTCCTCTGGTGCTTCTGGCTACGCCGACTATAACCAACAAGGCCCCAACAACCATCAAAAGTCTGAGAACACCAACCACGGTCGTGGCCGAGGTGGTCCTCCTGGTGGGGGCGGTCACCAGCGCCGTCACTCCCTTGCGCTtcccgaggccaagaaggccgctgaACTCGCTCAACAGAAGCGAACAGCCTCTGGATTCCAATTCCCCGCCCCTGCTCCGGGCTCCGAAGACCAGTCTGCTTCCGATGAAAAGCCCGGATCGAGCACCTCTCCAGCACCACAgggtcttggtcttcagCGCGCTGGCAACATGCGTTCTGGTGGTCATGGTCGTAGTCAATCGATGGCCATTGGCGGTAACCGTGGTTCTCTGTCTGGACGCGGTGCAGGAGGTTTCCAATTCCCTGCCCCCAGTGACGGTCAACCGGAGAACCAGCGTCGCGCTAGTCAGCCTGGTGGTCATGCCCGTACTGGCTCGCGCAACTTCGACGGCAATTGGCGCCAGCCAAACAACCAGGCGCAAGGTCAGGATCAGCAGAAGTCTTTCGGCGgtcaacagcaacagcagcagcagactGGTGGCTTCCAGCCTGGTCATCGCTCGCGCGGCTCCATGAATCAATCCATGGGCTCCATTGGCCAGTTCCAGTATCCCGGCCAGCCTCAGCTTATTCAGCTCCCTCAGGGTCAGGTCATGATGGCCACGCCGCAGATGTTTGCCGGTGGTCAGACACAGCTCAACCCGCTTCAACTTGCCCAGCTCCAGGCTCTTCAGCAACAAAATGGTCAAGGATTGACCGGCCTTCAAGCAAGCCAGCACGCTCCTCCACTTTCGGttcagcagcaacaacagcaacagcaacagcaacgaAAGACGCTGTTCACTCCCTACTTGCCACAGGCTAATCTGCCAGCTCTGATCAGCAATGGACAGCTGGTCGCGGGTATTCTGCGTGTTAATAAGAAGAACCGCTCAGATGCCTATGTTACCACGCCTGATTTGGACGCCGACATTTTCATCTGCGGCAGCAAGGATCGTAACCGTGCTCTTGAGGGAGACTACGTCGCCGTCGAACTGCTTGACGTTGACGAAGTGTGGAAtcagaaaaaggagaaggaggaaaagaagaagcgcaaggacATCACTGACGCTCGCTCGGGAAGCAATGCTGGCAATGATAAGCTGGGTCGATCCGACTCGACTGGCGACCGGCAAGAGATCGCTCCCGACGGAAGTATTCGCCGCCGGGGCAGTCTCCGCCAGCGCCCGACTCAGAAAAAGAATGACGACGTCGAGGTCGAAGGACAGAGTCTCCTTttggtcgaagaagacgagaTCAGCGACGAGCAGAAGCCACTGTACGCAGGGCATGTCGTCGCAGTCGTTGAACGTATTGCTGGACAGATGTTCTCAGGCACCCTTGGACTCCTTCGGCCCAGTAGCCAGGCAACCAAGGAGAAGCAAGAGGCGGAGCGTCAGGCTCGGGATGGTAACCATGGTCGGCACCAAGATCGCCACCAAGAAAAACCCAAGATTGTGTGGTTCAAGCCTACCGACAAGCGCGTTCCCTTGATTGCTATTCCCACAGAGCAGGCCCCCCGTGACTTTGTGGAGAAGCATCAAGATTACGCTAACCGCATCTTTGTGGCTTCAATCAAGCGCTGGCCTATCACCTCGTTGCATCCTTTCGGAACATTGGTTGAGCAGCTTGGTGAGATGGGTGACCTGCGCGTTGAAACCGATGCCCTCCTTCGTGACAACAACTTTGGATCTGACGAGTTCTCCGACGCTGTGATCAAGAGTATTGGTTGGGAGGATTGGTCCATCGCCAAAGAGGGAGATGTTCTCGCTGCTCGTCGAGACTTCCGCGAGGAATCCTCCTTCACTGTTGATCCCCAGGATTCAAAGGCACTTGAAGATGCCTTCCACATGAAGAAGCTCGCCGATGGCAAAGTTGAGATTGGTGTCCACGTTGCCGATATTGCCCACTTTGTCAAGGGTAACTCCCTCGTTGATCGTGAGGCGAAAAAGCGGGGCACTGCAGTCTACCTCGTCGATCGCATCATGAACATGCTTCCTCCTCGTGTTTCCAACGAACTCTGTTCCCTTGTTCCAGGTGAAGACCGCCTAACTGTCAGCGTTGTCTTTAAGGCCGACCCTAATACCGGTGCGATTGATGACGATGTTTGGATCGGCAAGGGCGTCATTCGAAGCGCTGGTCGCCTTGATTATGATGAGGTGAACTCAGTGCTGACTGGCAAGTCAACATCGACCAGCGCCGCAATCGCTGCTGATAACTTGCAATTACTTCAT GCAACCGCAAAGAAGTTCCGCGACGCCCGGTTTGGCAACCGAGTCGCCGATGTTCCTAGCCTGCGTCTTCTCCAGCAgttggatgatgagaatgttCCGGTTGAGTACAATATATTTGAGTCTACTCCCGCTCACGAGCTTGTGGAGGAGCTGAGTCGCCAGGCCAACTTTTATGTTGCTCGAAAGCTGGCCACCGCTTTGCCTGGCAAGGCTTTCCTGCGCCGCCAGAACTCTCCGAACTCGCGACGTCTTACTCAGTTTGTTGATCGGATGAATCGCCTCGGGTACAACATCGACTCGTCTAGCAGCGGCAGTCTTCAGAGCTCTCTTTGCAAAGTTGATGACGTGGACATCCGCAAGGGTATGGAGACTTTGCTGTCAAAGGCGATGCAGCGTGCCAAGTACTTTGTCAGTACCGGTGCCCCTGACGAGCAGCGCCAGCACTACACTTTCAACGTGCCCGTCTATACCCACTTTACTAATCCCTCGCGTCGCTATGCCGACATCGTTGTGCATCGCCAACTCGAGGCTATTCTATCAGGGGGTGCTATTGAGTTTACTGATGACATTGAATCTCTGACCAAGACAGCTGATCTCTGTAACAACAAGAAGGACTCTGCCCTCAACGCCCAAGAGCAGAGTGTGCATATTGAGGCCTGCCGTAATATGGACCGCAAGGTTCATGAAATCGGCGGCGATTTGATCAGTGAGGGCATTGTTCTCTGCGTCTACGAGTCAGCCTTTGATGTACTCATTCCCGAATTCGGCTTCGAGAAACGGGTCCACTGTGATCAGCTACcgctgaagaaggccgaaTATCGCAAGGACAGTCGTGTGCTCGAACTGTACTGGGAGAAGGGCGTTCCCTCCTCTGCTTACATCCCCGAGGACGAGCGTCCCAAGCCTGGAAATTCTCGCGCCGCCCAAGCAGCTGCCGCTGCTCGtgaagccgaagccgccAAGGAACGTGCCCGTGAGCGTGATGAGGCCATGCGCAAGCAGACCGAGACTGGTACCATGTCTGCTGACGATGTTAACGCCCTgttcgatgacgatgaggatgttGACGAGGTCACTGAAATGGCTGCCGGGGTTTCTCTCAGCTCGGCTGATCGCTCCACCCAAAGCATGCCTCCCTCGCCTACTCGCAACGGCCACCACCAACAAGGTCCTCACCGCACTCGGTCGGACCCAAAGATCGCGACCGGTGCCGGTGATGCTCCGGAAAGTATGATGACCAACAAGGAGAAGTACTTGAAACTCTTCAAGCtgagagaggaagatggcgagTTCATCCAGGATGTCACTGAGATGACTCGTCTCCCTATTATTCTGAAGACCGATCTCTCTAAGAGCCCACCGTAA